Within Deltaproteobacteria bacterium, the genomic segment TATTGGAACATGGTAATACGGCTCTGTCCGTAACTACGCTGCGTCCATTGCGTGAGTCTCCGAAACGCCGGCATAGCCTCCGATTTCGCGGCATGCTCGGCGATTACGAGACAAGACGGCTGCAGGAGCACGGATGCATCGAGCCGTTCGAGGGTCGGAACCAGGAGACCGCTATCGTAAGGGGGATCGATAAAAACCAATTGGAATGTCATGCCCAATCCTGCCAACGGACCCAATCCCTTGCGCAGGTCGTGCCGTATGATCCGCACCCGGTCCGTCAGATCCAACGAGGCCGCATTCCTTCGAATGGACTCCAGGGCTCTCGGGCTGAAGTCCACCACAACGGCCGCCTCGCACCCACGGCTTAATGCTTCAAGCGAGAGTACGCCGGTTCCTGCGAAAAGATCCAGAAAAAAACAACCGCTCAGGTCGTGGCCGATGATGTTGAAGATGGCTTCCCGGACGAGATCGGCTGTAGGTCGGATAGCAAGTCCTTTGGGGACTGTTATCTTCCTTCCCCTGAAC encodes:
- the rsmD gene encoding 16S rRNA (guanine(966)-N(2))-methyltransferase RsmD; its protein translation is MRITGGTFRGRKITVPKGLAIRPTADLVREAIFNIIGHDLSGCFFLDLFAGTGVLSLEALSRGCEAAVVVDFSPRALESIRRNAASLDLTDRVRIIRHDLRKGLGPLAGLGMTFQLVFIDPPYDSGLLVPTLERLDASVLLQPSCLVIAEHAAKSEAMPAFRRLTQWTQRSYGQSRITMFQYRHAEDYPGADKGPFSQ